The window CGCCGTCCAGACCGCGGAGATCGTCGCGGAGGCGTTCGGCGGGATCCCCGCCGAACGCTGGGAGGAGCTGGCCCCGGGCGTCCACCCCTCCCTCCTCGTGGAGCGCCTCCGCTCGCTCCCCCGGCCGGCGGGCCCGGTGGCGATGGTGGGGCACGAGCCGGACCTGGGCGAGCTGGTGAGCTGGCTCCTCTCCGGACGTACCCCGTCGTTCGTGGAGATGAAGAAGGGGGCGGCCTGCCTCCTGGAGTTCGAGGGCCCGCCCGACCCGGAGCGGGCTCGCCTCCTCTGGTACCTGGCGCCCGCCCACCTCCGGCGCCTGCGGAAGTAGGCGGGGGGATCCCGGCACGTCGCCTGCATTCCGGAGCGGGAACAGCTCTCCTCCTCCACCCGTGCCGATGCCGCCGATGCCGCCCAAGAACCAGGACCTGCACGGGAACGCGCCCGACCATTCGCCGGTGGCGCTGCTGCTGGTCGACATGATCAACGACCTGGAGTTCCCCGGCGCGGAAGGGATGCTGGAGAGGGCCGTGGCGGCGGCGGAGCGCACCGCCGCGCTGAGGCGGCGGGCGAAGGAGGCGGGGATCCCCGTCGTCTACGCCAACGACAACTTCGGCCGCTGGCGCTCCGACTTCCGCGACGTGACGGAGCACGTGCTCCGGGGCGGGGTGCGGGGGGAGCCGCTTGCGCGCATCCTCCGCCCGGACCCGGACGACTATTTCGTCCTCAAGCCCAAGCACTCGGCGTTCTTCGCCACCACGCTGGAGACCCTCCTGAAGTACCTGGGCGTGCGGAGATTGGTGCTGACCGGGATCAGCGGCGACGTGTGCGTGCTCTTCACCGCCAGCGACGCCTACATGCGCGACTTCCACCTGCACGTCCCGGAGGACTGCATGGCCTCGGTATCCGAGGAGGAGAACCGCCGCGCGCTGGCCTACATGCGGCGCGTCTTCGGCGCGGACACCACCCCGTCCACGGAGCTGGACATGGAGGCGCTGCGGCGCCGCGGAGCGGAGGGGGAAGAGTAGCCGGTCCGCCTCCTCGGCTCCATGCTGGAGCCCGTGCCCGCCTGACGCGCGGCCGCGGCCGGACGGAATGGCGAAGGGGAGCCCCG of the Longimicrobiaceae bacterium genome contains:
- a CDS encoding isochorismatase family cysteine hydrolase gives rise to the protein MPPKNQDLHGNAPDHSPVALLLVDMINDLEFPGAEGMLERAVAAAERTAALRRRAKEAGIPVVYANDNFGRWRSDFRDVTEHVLRGGVRGEPLARILRPDPDDYFVLKPKHSAFFATTLETLLKYLGVRRLVLTGISGDVCVLFTASDAYMRDFHLHVPEDCMASVSEEENRRALAYMRRVFGADTTPSTELDMEALRRRGAEGEE
- the sixA gene encoding phosphohistidine phosphatase SixA, which encodes MQLLVIRHAIAEEREEFARTGRDDGLRPLAPKGRRRMRRAARGLRRVVPRLGVLAASPLVRAVQTAEIVAEAFGGIPAERWEELAPGVHPSLLVERLRSLPRPAGPVAMVGHEPDLGELVSWLLSGRTPSFVEMKKGAACLLEFEGPPDPERARLLWYLAPAHLRRLRK